DNA from Arthrobacter sp. SLBN-112:
AGCCGGCCAGCCGGCCGGTCCGCTTTCAAGTCAACCCGCGCCACGATCCTGTCGCGCAGCAGGAAAGGCAGGACGTAGTAACCAAAACGTCTTTTGGGCTCCGGAGTGTAGATCTCGATCCGGTAATGGAAGCCGAACAGTTCCAGGAGGCGCCGGCGTTCAAAGACCAGGGAATCGAATGGGCTCAGCAGCGCGCGGCCGGTGGCCCGCCGGGGCAGGGCTGCCTCCGCATGCCGGTAGACCTCCCGCTTCCAACCCGCCACATTGACCGGTTCCAGCGTGCCTTGCTCCACCAGGTGCGCAACGGCCAGCGCCGTTGCCTTGACGGGAGTCCGGAAGTAGTCGGCGAAGCACCGGATGCTTCCTATTCCGTGCGCCCGGGCAGCCGCTTCGGTCAGCCGCTGCAGCGCACTTGTTGGATCCGTTTCCCCTGCCACTGGGGCCGGAAATGGGAGGACTTTGGAGGTCAGCGTGTACCTGCGCTCGAATTGCCCCGTCCTGCCGGCAGCCGATACCAGTCCCTCTTCGAACAGGTGTTCCAGGACCCGTTTCACCGCGTTCCAGTTCCACCCCCAGTTGGTGACCTGTTTTTCCTCGACATGGCCAATATGTGCGGTCAGTTCGGAGGCCGTCATGGGCCGTGAGCTGGCCAGGACCGCCACGATGCTGGCTGCAACGTCATCGCGGAGCCCAGGGTCCAGCCGCGAGGCGCCAACCCAGGAACGCTTCTGCCATGGAAGCAGATCCGGGTAATGCTCCGGCCGGATGTAGCTCGCCTCGTGTGCCCAGTACTCCAGCATGCGCCGGGGATGTTTGGCGGACATGCGCTGCAGTATGTCCCGGTCGTAACTGCCAAGGCGGGAGTAGAAGGGCAGGAAGTGGCTGCGGACCAGGACGTTCACGGAATCGATCTGGACGAGTTGGAGCCGGGCAAAAGTACGGCCCACCGCCCGTGCTGTCACGGGGCCGGTGGGCCGTCCTTTATGGAGTCCCTGCGCTGCCAGTGCGATCCGCCGTGCCTGGTCAAGGCTCAGCGTTGCCGACAATTCAGTCCTCTCTGATGATGGTTTTGTCCACCCTAAGCGTTGGCGGCGGCGTCGTCGGAGCGGTAGGCGAGGATCTTTTCCTCCACCACTGTGTCTCCCGGCTCGCATTCATGGTCCAGGGTGATGACCCCATAGGTCCAGCCGCGCCGGCGGTACACGACGGAGGGCGTGTTGGTCGCCTTGTCCACGAAGAGGTAGAAGTCATGGCCGACAAGCTCCATGTTGTCTACGGCATCGTCGAGGGAGAGGGACGCAGCGGGAAAGACCTTGCGCCGGATCAGTACCGGCGAGTTTCCAGCCGGGATGTCGTTGTCGACATCGTACGGGGATTTGTCTTCGGGGGCTGCCACCGCTTCATTCCGGTGGTTGGCCTCAAGATACAGCGGTTCATGGGCACTGGCGGGCTCAAGTGAGGCGGTGGCCTCGCGGACGGCCTTGGGAGTGTGGCGGCCATGGTGGACCTTCTTGCGGTCCTTGGCCCGGCGCAGCCGCTCAAGCAGTTTGTTGTACGCGAGGTCAAAGGCGGCAAACTTGTCTGCGGCGCTCGCTTCGGCACGGATTACGGGTCCGCGGCCCAGGACTGTCACTTCAACTGTCAGCTGGTCGCCGGTCTGCCGGGCATTGGTCTCCTTGGAGACTTTCGCGTCGACCCGCTGGACCTTGTCACCCAGCGACTCGATTTTCGCGATCTTTTCCCCGGCATATTCGCGGAACCGGTCTGAAACTGTCAGATTTCGTCCGCTGATCATAAACTCCATGGTGCCCTCCAAATGACTTCGGTGACACGACGGCGGCGCTTCCCTGGGCCGGGCTGTCTGACAGTCGAGCCCCTCTCCGAGCCGCCATCGAAAGGTACATTCTGTTCTTGGTACCCACCACCGACGTTAGTTCATAGCCACCTGTTATTCATCCTTTCCCGGTTTATTTTTTTCTAAGTCATGGTGGGTCCCGAGCGGGCTGGCGGCCATGGCGCCCGGGTCCTTGGTGTCGGGTGGGCGTGTCGCGGCCAGCACGACGGCGCCCCTTACCTTGGCGCCGGCGAGGTACAGTGCGCGGGCTGCTTCACCGACCGTGGCGCCGGTTGTCAGGACGTCATCGATGATGATGCAGGAGCGCCCTGCAACCAGTGCACGGCCCCCGCGCTTGACCCGCATCGACCCCCGGACGCGCTGCGAGCGGGCTCCCCTCCCCAATCCCTTTTGACCCGCCGCACCATTCCTGCCGCCCGATCCATGGCTGCCGGGCAGCAAAGGCCCCGACGCGGCGGTTTTGGCCAGTACGTCCGCGACACCGACGCCTGAAAGCTGCCGAACCGCCTCTTTCAGGAGCAGGTGGACCGGGCTGAACCCCCGGTGGACGTAGGCCGCTGTGCTGGTGGGGACGGGGATCAGCAGGAAACCACTGCCATCCGGGACTGCCGCCCTGACTGCCCCGGCGAGCGCCCGACCAAGGCTCCTGCCAAGCTGATGCTGGCCGTGCCGCTTGAACGACAGCAGTCCCTGCGCCAGCTCGTCCCGGTACACGCCCGCGGCCACAACGGGAAGCATAATGGTCCCGGCGACATCCATGAGTGCGGGAGCTCCGCTTTCCGCCCGGAACGGCTGCCTGGTCAGCTGGCGGATGCGGCCGGCACAGGATGGGCACAACGTGCTGTCTTCGGCACCGCAGCACACACAGTCCACCGGGACTGCCAGAGCCAGCAGATCCACCAGGGCGCCGGCAAGCCAATCGATGAGGCGCAGGAGCCCTGCCTCGTGTTCACCCCGGTGCAGCGCCGCCCAGGGTGGGGATGGTTGAAGGTCCGGATCCGTCCTCCGGATTCCCTGATGCCCGGAAGCGGCTGTGCCGGTCCTGCCGAATAGGCCATTCACAATCCCACTGTCGTCCCGTGCCGGCCCCGGAAGGAAGCCCGGGCGTGGCTATGTGGATAAAGCGAGGCCATCCGGTCCACGGAAGCATCATCCGCCGCAGCCTTGGCCGGCCGTCAGCCGGGGAACGCCGGGTCGATGGGGCCCTTGATTTGCGGGGACCAGCCATTGCCCAGGCGCTGGAAGATCCCCTCCCCCGACTGGACGTAGATGTCGTCGACGCCGTTTCCCGCGCTGATGGCCACAAGCCCCGGCCACGGGGCAAGCTGCTGCGGCTGTCCGGACGTGAGGGACAGCAGCTCAGGCGTGACATTCGAACCGGCAGCCCCCTTCATGACGGCAACGGTAGTGCCATTGACCCAGACCCCTTGGTCGGGGTCGGTGGCGGTGACCAGGGTTATGGGGGCGGTCAGTTCCCGCGGAGTGCCGTCGGCGGCACGGATTACGCCCGTTACCTGCACCTTGGACTTCCCGTTTTGTTCGGATATGACCAGGGCGCGCACGCCGTCGCGCGAGACGCGGAATTCCTTGATTGTCCGGCCGGCAAGCCAGGAAGGTGCCAGCGTCACGGTCGGGACGGCGGCACCCTCTGCGACGCCGGCCGGATGGAAAGCCACTACTTCCGTGGCTCCAGTGGCACCGGGTCCAGCCGTCCACACCCAGTCATTGATACTGAAGGTTGGCCGGCTGAGGGTACTCCGGGTGGTCAGGGCACGGGCGGGCTGGCCGGGGCTGATGCTGTACAGGGTGGTGCGGCCGTCATTGAGGAAGGCGGCCGTCTGCGACACCGGAGATTCCGCCGGATAGCGGGGGTTGAGCGCGGACACCGGCTGCATGTCGGGCAGCGGCGAGACGCGGTTGTTTTCGTACCGCACCAGTTCGTTGCCGCTGATGGCGATCTGGCGTGACGGCACGGTCTTGTCCAGCACCGGTGGAAGAACGGACCCGTTGTCCTCCACGCGCACCAGGTCCTGGTTGGCCCGCAGCTCAACGTTGACAACGTCGGGCTGGCTGCGGAATGTCAGGGTCAGCTGCATCTGCATCCGGAGGCGGTCCTCCGCGGATGTTTCCGTCAGCTCCTTCGCCGTCAGGTCCACCTGGGCCGCCCCGGACACCACCGGCACCGATTCGCGGGCCAGCTTGATCCCTGAGGGAAAGGCACTGGCGACGGCGCCGCGCAGGTATGGAGCCGGCCCGGCCAGCAGTGCGCTGGTCATGGCTTTGACGGTCTTGTTCTTCAGGAACCAGCGGACGTCAGGAATGGCGTAGGTGAAGGTGGGGTCGTAGAAGTAGATGGGGTAGGCACCGTAGATCACCTTGAACGTTTCTTCGGCAATGGCAGTCCCGTCCGGAATCGCGGAGATCCGCCATTCTCCGTCCACCTGGGTCACCGTCACCGGGATGCGTTCCACAGTTCCCGGCGGCGACTGGGTGGCGATGCCGTCGGCGTCCACCATGTAGGAGACATCAAGCTCATAGTGGAAGACGTTTTCAGTCTCGGTGGGGACAACGCGCGCCTCCCGGTATACCAGCGCGCGTTTGTCCGGTTTCCAGGACACGGCCGACGCCTGGGTCAGGTATTGGCGGGCCACCGCATAGTCGTCCTCGTAGCCGCTGCCGGCCCGGTAGAAATAGTCGATGATGGTCTCCGGCGACGCCCCCGGCTGCGGTGCTGCCGGGAGGAACACGGGTGCGCTGACGTTGCCGGCGCTGCTTTCGCTGCTTTTTCCCACCGGCCCGTAGGTGGGGATCCGTGCGCAGCCTGAGAGGAGGACGATCAGCAGGGCAAGCAGTGCCGCCGGGTACTTCGCCTGGCTTCCGCTGGCCCTCATGATGTCTCCCCGGGTTCCTGCGAGGGAGCAGGCCGGGCCGCTCCCGCCTGCAGCACCAGCATGTTCTTGTGGTCCTGTTCCAAGGGAACGCTCCCCGGCGCACCGGGATTGGTGACGTCCTTTGGTTCCAGCTGCAGTGGCGACTCGGTGATGACTTCGTCCTGCCGCAAGGGAAGTGTCAGGCGGAAGTTGGCGCCGTCGCCTTTCCTCCCCCAGGCCTGCAGCCAGCCGTGGTGCAGCTTCGTGTCTTCCATGGCAATGGACAATCCCAACCCGCTTCCCCCTGTGGTGCGCGCCCTGGCAGGATCCGCGCGCCAGAACCTGTCGAAGACCCGCGCAGCCTGTGTCGGGTCCATTCCGATGCCGTGGTCCCTTACCGCAACGCCCACGGCAGTTTCGTTCACCGCCAGGGTGACGGTCACCGGTTTGCCCTCACCGTGCTCTACTGCGTTCAGGATCAGGTTGCGCAAAATCCTGTCGATCCGCCGGGCGTCCATTTCCACAATCACGGCGTCCCCCGGAGCGGAGTAGATGATCTCCGACCCGTATTCCGCAGCCACCGGAGCAGCGCCTTCAATAACGTGTGCAATGACCTGGAGGAGGTCTTCCGGTTCAGCATCCAGCACGGCCACGCCGGCGTCGAAGCGGCTGATTTCCAGGAGGTCGGAGAGGAGGGACTGGAAACGCTCCACCTGGTTGTAGAGCAGCTCGGCGGACCGCTTGTTGATGGGGTCGAAATCATCACGGGCGTCGTACAGGACTTCCGCCGCCATGCGCACGGTGGTCAGCGGCGTCCGCAGCTCGTGCGAAACATCGGACACAAAGCGCTGCTGCATCTGCGAGAGCGTTGCCAGCTGGGTGATCTGCTCCTGCAGGCTGGCGGCCATGTGGTTGAAGGAGGCGCCAAGACGGGCCACCTCGTCCTCGCCCTTGACCACCATGCGCTCCTGCAGCTGCCCTGCTGCCAGTTTCTCCGACACCATCGCGGCGTGGCTGACCGGGCTCACCACGTTCCGGGTGACGTACCAGGCGACGGCGCCGATCAGGAGGACCAGTACCGCACCGCCGGCCCAAAGGACGCTTTGGATCTCGTTGAGCGTTTGCTGCGCTGTGTTCAGGTCGTAAATCAGGTAAAGCTCGTAAACGGTGCCGTTAAAGGTCACCTTGTTCCCCACGGCAATCCCCGGCCGGTCCTCGGTTCCCACGGGGATGACGGTGGAAGCCCAGTACTGGTCCTTCCCCGACTGCTGGACGGCCTTGCGCAGCTCCGGGGGTATCACGCTGACCGTCAATTGGTCCGAAGCCCGCGACTCAACCCAACGGTTCCGGGGCTTGGTCTGCTCAGGCATCGCCTCAAAGACATAGCGGCGCTGGATCACAGAGCCCCGGCCCTCCACCGCGTTCAGGGTGTCGTAGACCAGGGTGATGACGCTGGACTGGTCGGTGACCTGGGCGCCGTCGAACGTCTCCTGGACCTGCTTGACGTTGTAGCGCGTCTCAGACTCCGCCTGCGTAAGCCGCTCCTGGAACAGGTTGTTGGCGATCTGGTTGGACAGATAGGCACCCACCACGGCGAACGAAACCACGGCCAGCATCAAGGTGGTGAGGACAGTGCGGAACTGCAGTGAACGGCGCCAACGCCGCTGCAGGGCGCGCCCAAGATATCTCAGCCCGGGGAGGAAGCGACGGACTCCCGTCCGGACGAGCCTGGCCACCCGCAGCGCCACGATCAGGGCGCGCCGCTGCCAGATCCTTGCCCGGAAGGCCACATGCCGGAGTCCGGGGGCAGCAGCCTCAGCGGCTTCCGGCGCACCTTGGGCGCCGCCGTCCTGCTTTACGGCATCCGCGGAGCCCGGAGTTGCGCGCTGATCCGGTTGCCCGTCCTGCGCGGCGGGATCAGACCCCTGCTTTGTAGCCGACACCACGCACCGTCAATACGACTTCCGGAGCTTCCGGATCCTGCTCGATCTTGGACCGCAGGCGCTGGACATGGACGTTGACCAGGCGGGTGTCGGCGGCGTGGCGGTAGCCCCAGACCTGCTCCAGCAGCAGTTCGCGGGTGAAGACCTGCCAGGGCTTGCGGGCCAGTGCCACCAGGAGGTCGAACTCCAGCGGCGTCAGGGAGATCCGCTCATTGCCCCGGCTGACGGTGTGCCCGGCAACGTCGATGGTGATGTCCGCGATGCGAAGCGTTTCGGGGGCCTTCTGGTCCCCGGGGCGAAGGCGTGCACGCACGCGCGCCACCAGCTCGGCAGGCTTGAAGGGCTTCGGCACGTAGTCATCAGCACCGGATTCCAGGCCGCGGACGACGTCGGAGGTATCGGACTTGGCGGTCAGCATGACGATGGGCACGTCCGACTCAGCACGGATCTGGCGGCAGACCTCAATGCCATCCATACCGGGAAGCATGAGGTCGAGCAGGACCAGGTCTGGCCGCGAGGACCGGAACACGTCCAGGGCCTGGGCGCCGTCAGCGCAAAAGACCGGCTCGAAGCCGTCATTACGGAGGACAATTCCAATCATCTCGGCCAGCGCTTCGTCATCATCTACCACCAGAATGCGTGCCTTCATAGCTATATATTCCCTTATCGGGATGGGTTTGTCCTGTTGAGCGGCTTCCGGCATGGCGGAACACTAGGCCGTCCGACGCCGGAACTATAGTCTTGGGGTCATGCTCCGCGTGGCCGGTGCGCCCCTTTTTGGGGCCGTTGGCCAGGCACGGGCAGGCGGACCGGTATTGGGGGAGGAATCAGTGTCACCACAGGAGTCAGGGCCCGGGGAGCCGATGCAGGAGCCGGCAGGCGCGGGACAGGACGACGGCGGGCCGGCGGCTCCAAGCGGCCATCCGCCGGTGCCATCCGCCTGGGAGCAGCCGTGGGCACCGCCCGCAGGCCGGCAGCCAATTCCGGGGCAGGAATCACCGGCCGCGCAGCAACCGCCCAAGTGGGAGCAGCCCGGACAGCAACTAAACGTGGATGTTCCCTACCCCGGGAACCCGTACCCCGGCGCCTCCCCCTACGGCGGGCAGGCAGCTGGCGGCCCCCATTACGGTCCCGCGCCATCCGGTGGGCAGTCCTATAAAAGCCAGGGATACAGCGGCCAGCCCCACAGGGGATCCCCCTATGACGGGCCGCGCTACGACGGCTCCCCATATCCCGGCGGTTCCTACGGGGCCTGGCCCTCCCAACAGCCCCGGTATACCGCTCCGCCCAAGCCAGGGATCATTCCCTTGCGGCCACTGATGTTCGGCGAAATCCTGGACGGTTCGTTCCAGGCCATCAGGCGCAATGCCAAGGCGATGCTCGGCGCCGGCCTCCTGGCGCAGTCCCTGTCGGCAATCCTCGCGGCGGTGCTGACAGGATTCGTTGCGACGTCATCCGGGTCCGTGGAAGCCTGGGCGGAGACCGCGAGCAACGCCGACATCGCGTCCGTGGGGATCGGGCTGATGGCTACCTTTGTCCTGCTGTCCATCCTGTCCGTGTTCATGTCCGTTGTCCTCCAGGGCGCCATGGTGGTGCCCGTGGCCCGGTCCGTGCTGAACCGGCCCACCGGCTTCCGCCGCATGTTGTCGCTGGTGCGGTCACGGATCGGGGCGCTGGTCAGGCTGGCGGCGGTGCTGGTGGCAGCGGCTATAGCCACGATGGTGGTTTTCGTCGTCGTCATCGTGCTCCTGTTCTCCAATGTCCGTGGAGCGGGCGCACTGCTGGTCATCCCGCTGATGATGGGCTTCGTCGCAGTGTTCCTCTGGGTGGCGATAAAGCTCATGGTGGCGCCTGCCGCCGTCGTCATCGAAGAACTCGGCGCTTTTGCCGGGCTTCGCCGCTCGTGGGAACTGACCCGGGCAAACTGGTGGCGGATCCTTGGCATCACCCTGGTGGTGGGCATCCTGGTCGCCGTCATCACGCAGGTGGTCCTGATCCCTGCAAGCCTCCTGCCCTCGGTGCTGTCGGGGGTCGTCTCGCCACACGGCGGCGGCGGACAGGACGCCTCGCTGTCCGTTGCCATCGGCATCATTACTGCGGTGGTGGGTGCCCTGGTGGGTGCGGTGGGCTACGCCTTCCAGACGTCTGTCATGGCATTGCTCTACATGGACCTGCGGATGCGCAAGGACGGGCTGGACATCGTGCTGCTTCGCGAACTGGAAACCGGCGCGGATCCTGGCGGCATCCCGGGGCGGAATGCCCAGGGCGGAAGCACCCCGTACCCCGGATACGGAGCGGCGCCGGGAGCATGGCCGTATGGCCGCTGAACCACCCGTGCTTCCCGACGCCGGGGAGGCACGGCGCTGGGCAGCGGAGGAACTGGCCAAACAGGAGTACCGGGACGCCGCCCCGTCCTGGCTGGACAGCCTGTGGCGGAACTTCCTGGAGTGGCTGCAGTCCCTCGATGGTTCGCCCGGGGAGGCTGCGCCGGTGCCCAGCCCGGTCATCGCCCTGGTCATTGCCGCCGTCATCGCGGCTGCCGTCATCCTGGCCCGCCCCCGGCTGAACGCGCGGGTCCGGCAGGCCAACGACGTCTTCGAAAGGGAAACCGCCATGGCCGCCGCGGACTACCGGAAGCGCGCGGAAGCGGCGGCCGCGGGCGGACAGTGGGGGGACGCCGTCGTCGACCGTTTCCGTGCCGTGGTCCGCAGCGCCGAAGACCGGACCATCCTTGATCCCCAGCCAGGCAGGACCGCTGACGAAGCAGCCCGGGCCTTGTCCGTTCCCTTCAGCAGCGAATCCATGCGCCTGGCCCGGGCAGCGGCCACTTTCGACGGGATCCGCTATGGAAACAGGGCGGCGGGCAGCCGCGACTACCAGGAGATGGTGGAGCTTGACACCATCCTGGACGCCATGAAGCCTGCCCCCACCGGCGCCGGGGTGGCCCTGCCATGACCGGGCTTCCCACCGCCGGCGAAAAGCGCCGGGATACTGATGAGGCCACCGGGTCCACGCCTGGTGCCCGGACAATGCAGGGTTGGCTGCGGCGGCACCGTGGCGTGAGCGCAGCGGGAGTGGTGGTGGCCGCGGCGCTGGCCCTGGTCGTGGGCACGCAACTCGCTCCCAAGGGTGACGCCGTTCCCCTCTCGGTCCACAATCCCGCGCCAAATGGAGCCAAGGCGCTGGGCAAGATCCTTGGCAGGCACGGGGTTTCCGTCCACAGCCCGGACCGGTTCGACGCAGCGCTTGAGGACCTGCGCGCCGGCTCCTCCCCCACGCTCCTGCTCTACGACCGGAACGGCATCCTGGATGCGCAGCAGTTGACCCGCCTGAAAGCGGAGGCGGAGCGCGTGGTGGTGGTTTCCCCCCGCCTGGAGACCCTGACCGCGCTTGACAGCGGCATCCGCCAGGCAGGCGTTGTCCCCGATGCCTTCCAGGTCCTTGACCCCGGCTGTTCCCACCCTGATGCACAGGCTGCAGGGCAAGTCACCGGGCAAGGAGCATTTGTCTACGACGGCGGCATGTCCTGCTTCCGGGCAGCAGGAACCGCCGGGATGCTTGCCGTCAGCCGCGACGGCCGTCTGGCCGTGCTGGGCAGCACGGCAGTCCTGGGCAACGAAAGGCTGGACGAACTGGGAAACGCGGCGCTGGCAATAAGGATGCTCGGCTCCTCGCCGGACCTGGTCTGGTACCTGCCCTCGATTGCGGATGCAGCAGTCAGCGGAACCGGTGAAACGCTCGATGACCTTGCGCCGGACTGGGCCCGCTTCCTGGGCCCCTGGCTGCTCCTGGTCGCGGCAACGGCCGTCGTGTGGCGGGGCCGCCGCCATGGCCCCCTGGTATTCGAGCCGTTGCCGGTGGTGGTCAAGGCCGTTGAGACGGCGGAGGGACGCGCCCGGCTTTACCAGGACTCCCGCGCGATTGACCAGGCCCGCGACAATCTCCGGGCCGGGCTGCTGGTGCGGCTTTCCGGGAAGCTGCGGATGGGCCCGGCCGCCACCGCTGAGGAGACGATCTCCGCGGCGGCCCGGCTCCTGGATCGGGATGCCGGCGAAATCCGTGCAGTCGTCAACGAACGCCCCACCAGCGAGGCCCGGCTGGTTGCCTGGTCGCAGGCCCTGGACAAACTCGAGAAAGAGGTCAAGATCCGATGAGTGAACAGAGCAGTAGCCAGCAGGTCCTTAACCCGATGGACGACGACGGCGCACGGCGGGCGCTGCTTGCCGTCCGCCGGGAGGTGGCCAAGGCGGTGGTGGGACAGGACGCCACCGTCACCGGCCTCCTGATTGCCCTGCTTTCCCAGGGCCATGTGCTGCTGGAGGGCGTCCCCGGTGTTGCAAAGACCCTGCTGGTCCGGGCACTGTCCTCAGCACTGACCCTGGACACCAAGCGCGTGCAGTTCACCCCCGATCTCATGCCGGGCGATGTCACCGGCTCGCTGGTCTACGACTCGCACACCTCCGAATTCAGTTTCCGGGAGGGACCGGTCTTCACCAACCTCCTGCTGGCGGATGAGATCAACCGGACCCCTCCGAAGACGCAGGCCTCGCTCCTGGAAGCCATGGAAGAGCGGCAGGTGTCTGTGGACGGCGTGTCCCGGCGGCTGCCGGCGCCGTTCCTGGTGGCGGCCACCCAGAATCCCGTGGAGTACGAGGGGACCTATCCCCTGCCGGAGGCACAGCTGGACCGGTTCCTGCTCAAGCTCACCATGCCGCTGCCCGGACGCGGGGAGGAGATCGAGGTCATCCGCCGCCATGCGGCGGGGTTCGACCCACGGGATTTGGCAGCAGCCGGCGTCCGGGCGGTGGCCGGCGCGGAGGACCTGGAACGGGCACGGGAGGCAGTGGCCCGGGTAGCGGTGGAACCGGAGATTATCGGCTACATCGTTGATCTGGTGCGCGCCACCCGTTCAGCTCCGTCATTCCAGCTTGGCGTCTCACCCCGCGGGGCCACAGCCCTGCTCAACACCTCAAGGGCGTGGGCCTGGCTCTCCGGCCGGCCTTTCGTCACCCCGGACGATGTCAAGGCGCTGGCCCTGCCCTGCCTGCGGCACCGGGTGGCGCTGCAGCCCGAAGCGCAGATGGACGGGGTCAGGGTGGACGACGTCCTGGGCAGCATCCTCGCTTCCGTCCCCGTTCCGCGCTGATGGCCATCTCCGGTCGCTTCGTGGCGCTGGTGCTGCTGGGCCTGGTACCGGTACTGCTGTTCCCGGGATGGCTGACCGCAGTAGCCACAATCGCGCTGCTCGTGGCGTTGTTGAGTGCCGATCTGCTTTTTTCGGGATCCCTCCGGCAGGTCGCTGTGACGCGTGCCGAGCCGGAGAACGTCACGCTCAACAACGCCGTGGAAGCCGTGCTCACGGTCCGCAACGGCGGCACCAGGCGGCTTCGGGGAACGTTCAGGGATGGGTGGCAACCGTCCGCAGGCGCCCTCGACCCCGTCCAGGACATGGACGTCCCGGCCGGCGAAGGAAGGCGGTTCGCCGTCCGGCTCCGGCCGGTCCGCCGTGGTGACCTTGCCGCGCCGCATGTGACGTTGCGTTCCTTTGGCCCGATGGGCCTGGCAGCCCGCCAGAGGACCATCGAATGTCCGGGCTCGGTGCGGGTGCTGCCACCCTTCCATTCCCGGCGCCACCTGCCCTCGAAGCTGCGGAAGTTGCGCGAACTCGACGGGAAGGCCGCCGTCCAGATCCGCGGCGCCGGCACCGAGTTCGATTCACTGCGGGATTACGTCCGCGGCGACGACGTGCGCTCCATCGACTGGCGCGCCACCGCCCGGCGCTCCGCCGTCGTCGTCCGGACCTGGCGCCCGGAACGGGACCGCCGCGTGGTGATGGTCCTGGATACATCCCGTACCGCCGCAGCCAGGATCCTGGACGAAACCCGACTGGACACCGGGATCGAGGCTGCGCTCCTTCTGGGAGTTCTGGCCGAACGGGGTGGCGACCGGGTGGACTTTGTGGCATTCGACCGCAGGACCAGGGCGCGGGCCGGCTCTGCCGGGCAGGGCACCATCCTGGGCCGGCTGGT
Protein-coding regions in this window:
- a CDS encoding DUF4350 domain-containing protein; the encoded protein is MTGLPTAGEKRRDTDEATGSTPGARTMQGWLRRHRGVSAAGVVVAAALALVVGTQLAPKGDAVPLSVHNPAPNGAKALGKILGRHGVSVHSPDRFDAALEDLRAGSSPTLLLYDRNGILDAQQLTRLKAEAERVVVVSPRLETLTALDSGIRQAGVVPDAFQVLDPGCSHPDAQAAGQVTGQGAFVYDGGMSCFRAAGTAGMLAVSRDGRLAVLGSTAVLGNERLDELGNAALAIRMLGSSPDLVWYLPSIADAAVSGTGETLDDLAPDWARFLGPWLLLVAATAVVWRGRRHGPLVFEPLPVVVKAVETAEGRARLYQDSRAIDQARDNLRAGLLVRLSGKLRMGPAATAEETISAAARLLDRDAGEIRAVVNERPTSEARLVAWSQALDKLEKEVKIR
- a CDS encoding DUF58 domain-containing protein encodes the protein MAISGRFVALVLLGLVPVLLFPGWLTAVATIALLVALLSADLLFSGSLRQVAVTRAEPENVTLNNAVEAVLTVRNGGTRRLRGTFRDGWQPSAGALDPVQDMDVPAGEGRRFAVRLRPVRRGDLAAPHVTLRSFGPMGLAARQRTIECPGSVRVLPPFHSRRHLPSKLRKLRELDGKAAVQIRGAGTEFDSLRDYVRGDDVRSIDWRATARRSAVVVRTWRPERDRRVVMVLDTSRTAAARILDETRLDTGIEAALLLGVLAERGGDRVDFVAFDRRTRARAGSAGQGTILGRLVQAMAPLEAELIEMDWPAVPAEVRAVSAHRSLVVLLTSLDSGAPEEGLLPAAERLARQHVVVVAAVRDPQLGAMLGDRNDATAVFRAAAAERALLQRAAVTAELRRYGVEVVDAEPHDLPPRLADMYIRLKAAGRL
- a CDS encoding DUF4129 domain-containing protein gives rise to the protein MAAEPPVLPDAGEARRWAAEELAKQEYRDAAPSWLDSLWRNFLEWLQSLDGSPGEAAPVPSPVIALVIAAVIAAAVILARPRLNARVRQANDVFERETAMAAADYRKRAEAAAAGGQWGDAVVDRFRAVVRSAEDRTILDPQPGRTADEAARALSVPFSSESMRLARAAATFDGIRYGNRAAGSRDYQEMVELDTILDAMKPAPTGAGVALP
- a CDS encoding AAA family ATPase — translated: MSEQSSSQQVLNPMDDDGARRALLAVRREVAKAVVGQDATVTGLLIALLSQGHVLLEGVPGVAKTLLVRALSSALTLDTKRVQFTPDLMPGDVTGSLVYDSHTSEFSFREGPVFTNLLLADEINRTPPKTQASLLEAMEERQVSVDGVSRRLPAPFLVAATQNPVEYEGTYPLPEAQLDRFLLKLTMPLPGRGEEIEVIRRHAAGFDPRDLAAAGVRAVAGAEDLERAREAVARVAVEPEIIGYIVDLVRATRSAPSFQLGVSPRGATALLNTSRAWAWLSGRPFVTPDDVKALALPCLRHRVALQPEAQMDGVRVDDVLGSILASVPVPR